In Lolium rigidum isolate FL_2022 chromosome 3, APGP_CSIRO_Lrig_0.1, whole genome shotgun sequence, the genomic window TGTTTATTTAATTCAAACAACAGTGTAGCAAAAAATTCTATAACATCTaaatcctaggcaattcaaaaaacTAGGAAGCCCTAAAGTTGGTGGAAACAGGGGATTTGAAGATATATTATTTACCTCGAAGAAGCTGGAGCTTTGTATCTGGCGCAGTTGTGTCCGTGGACTATGGACGTTGGACGGGCTTCTCTCTCAGTCCCTGCCCCTGCCCGTGGGAGCTTGCGTTCCACGAGAGCCTCTCGTTCTCTCACCTTCAAGCCCCATCCATCTCTTACCCCCTCGgccccgctcccgctcccgcgtccacggccatggccatggcgtcTCTCTACCACTCCTCCCTCCCATTCTCCCCGCCGTCCTCCAGCTGCCATGGCGTCCTCTCCTTGCCCCCTCGAACCGCCGCTTCCTTCGCCTGCCTGTGCAGAGTGCCGCCGCAAGACGACCACGACGCGGAGCTCCTCGGCGCGCTCCAGTCCAACGGCAACGGCGTCCTCCTCAGGGAACACCATCCCACCGCATCACCGCAAGATCTCGACTCGATCCCCGGGGAACTGGGTGACggcaggaggaggagctccgagtTCCGGGCGCGTGACTACGCGAGGCGGATCATGAGCCTCCCCATGGCGGAGCGGGTGAAGGTGCTCGACCTGCTGCAGCGCGACGACGCGGCGCTCACCGTCTCCGACTACAACGACATCATCTCCGCGCTCGCCAGGGGCGGCGACTACGACTCCGCCGTCGCGCTCTTCAGGTCGCTGCAGGAGCCCAACGGCTCCGTCGCGCCCGACGCCCACTCCTTCGCCATCGCCGTGCAGTGCTTCTGCAGGAAGGGCGCGCCCGACGAGGCCAAGGAGGCCCTCGACGAGATGCTGGCCCGCGGGTACCTCCCCAGCGTGGCCGCCTTCTCCGCCGTCGTCGGCTGCCTCTGCAAGCGCGGCCGCGTCACCAGGGCCATGGAGGTGTTCGACGCCATGCGCGCCGTCGGGAGCGAGCCCACCATCCGCACCTACAACAGCCTCATCGGCGGGCTCTGCTACGTCGGCCGCCTCGAGGAGGCGCGGGACCTCCTCGGCAAGCTCAAGGACGCGCCCAAGCAGACGGCGGACATCTACACCTTCACCATCGTGCTCGACGGGTTCTGCAAGGTCGGCCGGACGGAGGACGCCATGGCCATCTTCGAGGACGCCATCCGGACAGGCCTCTCGCCCACGATATTCACCTTCAACGCGCTGCTCAACGGCCACTGCAAGGAGGGGAACCTGCTCAAGGCGTACGACCTGCTCATGGAGATGTGCGACAGCGAGACCTGCCCGCCGGACAAGATCAGCTACACCATCGTGCTCCCCGCGCTGCTGCGGGCCGGCGAGATCTCCGCGGCGTGGAAGACCTTCAAGCGCATGGAGCACGCCGGGTTCGAGGCGGACGGCCGCGCGCTGGACACGCTCGCGCGGGGCCTGTGCCGGCAGTGCGCGGCGGACATCTCGGTCCTCAAGGACGCCAAGGAGGTGTTCGGCAAGGTGGTGTCGGCCGGCCACGAGCCGGTGTCGTACACCTACTGCCTCATGGCGCAGGCCctggcgcgcggcggcgaggtggaCGCGGCCGTCGCCGTTCTGGACGACATGGTGCGCAAGGGGTACGCGCTGCGGAAGCGCGCCTACACGGACGTGGTGCGCGCGCTGTGCGACCGGAGCAGGACGCGCGACGCCGTGCGGGTGCTGGCTACGGTGATCGCCAAGGACTTCGTGCCTGGCCGGAACGCCTTCGACGCGCTGCTCGGCGAGCTCAGCAGGCAGGAGAGGTGGCCCGACGCCATGGCCGtgtacgccgccgccgtcaagcgCGGCGTGGTGGTCTCGCTGAAGCGTAACGTCAAGGAGGCGCTGGTGGTGGATCACGAGGAGGAAGCGGCGTGGGAATCGCCGGCGCAGTTGGGTGTTCCGCAGTGACCACCATGACATTTTCGGGTGTGACGGAGAGGCTTTGCATTCGATTTCTGTTTCCGAAGATCAGTGGCATTGACTTCGACGTGCACATATGACATGCCTCGTGATTCTAATGGCGGGCAGCACCAGCAATTTCAGCACGCGGTCGATTTCGCGTACGGAGTACAGTATGTTGTTTTGAGAGAAAGACACTGAACAAATACTGTATTATTTTCGTAGTTTCGTGTCGATCGTCTTAATCGGCCGTGAGAATCAGCATCAGTCGTCAGTAATTCGGTAGGAGGGTTGTTGATTGTTTGCAACTTGTAATTAAATGGATAGAGAATTTCATTCCATTCAATTGTGATTTCAAGCTAGTTCTGAACTTGTCCCGCTCTctattctgttttctttttcaaataggactttttttttgcaaaaacacAATAAAGACGCAGACGACAGAAGTCTAGCTTCTGCATCAATTGATACACACAACTATTTTGTTGTATAGTTTATAATATTTATACAAGAGTGTATCCATCTAGTACCGATGTATGAcaagattcaccacctcagttgttCCACACTCTGCAAAGAGGATCGAATGCTGAAACAAAATCACACCTGTAGAACCACACATGTTAACCCGCAAGAGGGGTTGTTAGTTGTTTCCGAACTTGTAAATACATGTTACCTCCATTCTAAAATAAGTATCGTTCGTATCTAGATGTATTTTGatatgtagatacatccatatttactcTAGTAGAAATGTACAATGGTGGTATAGCTCATCGTGTAGTCAATTGATTCCTTCCCATTCCATCCCACCAGTTTGTAAGTATACGACACAACCACACAATACGTACACATCACGATGTGATCATGTTGTGCTCGATGGTAGCGGCAACCTAGCGCACAGAAAGAGTTGGTTGGTCGGTGACGACCCAACGACATCGCCGGTTCTCGAAGGCGTGTGCGACCGCCCACGAATTTGACGAAGAGCCCAACAATACGTGTGTGGCAGGAGAGAATGGCGAAGAAGAGACGAAGAAGCATCTATTTCATAGTCGTGTGGCAGGAGAGAATGGTGGCGAAGAAGCATCAGATTGCCTAGTGTGTGCCAGCTTAGCCTGACTCTCGGCGGTGATGTGTCATTACAGTTGTTCCCCACGAGATAGGACTCTTTCGAGGTCCTGGTGGCGGTGGTCGGCGACCGCACTGCTagcaaggtattcacatcctagtTCACCGGCGGTTTGAGACGGGTACATGGCATGGTTGGGTGCCCCGTCCATGTGCTGACATGCTCCAAGACGATGCAACTATCCTTGTTGTAAACGCGTCAAGCAAATAAACGAGGAGCAAacaaaacacacacaaggaacataagattttaacgtggaaaaaccTCTTCAACAAAGAGAGGAAGAAATAACGAGCAGCCCACAAAACTTtactaaattgaaagtgtttacaCAACGCCGTGGATTTCCAATGAAGCGATAAACCCTAGTCAGGGGCTTACAAGAAAACACTTTCGGcgcctgatggcgcgtgatgcacacgttcgttgggaatcctaagaggaaggtgtgatgcgcacagcagcaagttttccctcagaaagaaaccaaggttatcgaaccagtaggagatgaaggccacgtgaaggttgttggtggaggagtgtagtgcggcgcaacaccagggattccgcgccaacgtggaacccgcacaacacaatcacaatactttgccctaacttaacagagtgaggttgtcaatctcaccggcttgctcgtaaacaaaggattaaacgtatggtgtggagaatgatgtttgtttgcgaagaacaacagagaacgtagattgcagtagattgtatttcggatgtaaaagaatggaccgggtccacagctcactagtggtgtctctccaataagataaatagcatgttgggtgaacaaattacagcttgggcaattgacaaatagagagggcataacaatgcacatacatatcatgatgactactatgagatttacttagggcattacgaaaataacatagaccgctatccaagcatgcatctatgcctaaaaagtccaccttcgggttagcatccgcaccccttccaagcattaagttgcaaacaacagacaattgcattaagtatggtgcgtaatgtaatcaacacaaatatccttagacaaagcattgatgttttatccctagtggcaacaagacatccacaacgttagaactttctcgtcaccgtcccgcattcaatggaggcatgaacccactatcgagcataaatactccctcttggagttaagagtaaaaacttggccagagcctctactaataacggagagcatgcaagatcataaacaacacataggtaataaattgataatcaacataacatagtattctctatccatcggatcccaacaaacacaacatatagcattacagatagatgatcttgcatgtatcaacttggccagagcctctactaccaacggagagcatgcaagaacataaacaacacatatatgatagatcaattaatcaacttgacataatattccatattcatcggatcccaacaaacacaacatgtagcattacaaatagatgatcttgatcatggtaggcagctcacaagatctaa contains:
- the LOC124698300 gene encoding putative pentatricopeptide repeat-containing protein At3g16710, mitochondrial — translated: MAMASLYHSSLPFSPPSSSCHGVLSLPPRTAASFACLCRVPPQDDHDAELLGALQSNGNGVLLREHHPTASPQDLDSIPGELGDGRRRSSEFRARDYARRIMSLPMAERVKVLDLLQRDDAALTVSDYNDIISALARGGDYDSAVALFRSLQEPNGSVAPDAHSFAIAVQCFCRKGAPDEAKEALDEMLARGYLPSVAAFSAVVGCLCKRGRVTRAMEVFDAMRAVGSEPTIRTYNSLIGGLCYVGRLEEARDLLGKLKDAPKQTADIYTFTIVLDGFCKVGRTEDAMAIFEDAIRTGLSPTIFTFNALLNGHCKEGNLLKAYDLLMEMCDSETCPPDKISYTIVLPALLRAGEISAAWKTFKRMEHAGFEADGRALDTLARGLCRQCAADISVLKDAKEVFGKVVSAGHEPVSYTYCLMAQALARGGEVDAAVAVLDDMVRKGYALRKRAYTDVVRALCDRSRTRDAVRVLATVIAKDFVPGRNAFDALLGELSRQERWPDAMAVYAAAVKRGVVVSLKRNVKEALVVDHEEEAAWESPAQLGVPQ